CTTTCCCATGCATACATGCATGCATACATACATCTGCACACTAATATTCAACAGAGTTTAAGCAATGTCCTGATTTTTAGAAACTGTGACTCCTCAGGTTTTCTGCACTACTTAACACATTAAGCAGAAACCCGGCATATGAAATCCATTCTTCTTTGTACGTGGCAGTTCAGTGCAACAGTGAGAATCAGCCCCATGAGTAAACTATCAAGGGATCAATTCAAATGATttccagctcagccacagcagccatTACCATAGGCCTGTTTTCAGAGTGCTCAGCTGACAGCTGATGTCTGTTCAGTCCCCTCTGAGGCAAACTAGCTTTGTAGCGGGTGATCTTGTGGTACAAATATCCCCAAATGAAACAATGCTGAGTGATGACAATGACAATGAAGAAGAGAATTGttcattacattttttacaaatacttatttctctgaaaaatgacTTGAGGACATGCAGACcattacaataaataaataaaatgacagaaaaataaaaataccaggCAAGTTGGTACACCTTTATTAGGAGTAGAGAAAGTTCATACTGAATTACCTGGGATACAGCACATGAGCAGGAACTTGAAACTTCACACTACTGCTAGGGTCTGTTGTTTTCAACACCATTATCTCCAGTGTtgttcaaaacagaaatacagcGTTGCTGTTAATTTGCTAAAGGCCCCAGCTCACACTGATAAGCACCAGTTAATCTTCCAATATACTTCTCAAACTATTAAGTACAGACTAAATTTTGTAGCAGAGTTTATCTTGCTGTCCCACTTGCTGCCTGTTTGTGATCGCCAATCCTTGCCGTGTGAACAGCAGCTGCCACTTTGGAAAACTTAATTTCTATCCGATTATATAGAATGTTTTGATTTGCAAAGCAGGGAAACCAACAGCATGTACCTGCTCAGCTCTTGCTCATCCAGCAGTAGCTCTGCATCAGTTCTGAATTTCTCTGtcaaaaaacactttttatcCTAGGGCATACTTGtatgtggaaaggaaaaggtgtAAAGAAcgaaggaaagaaaaggggaaaaccaGAATAGCCTTCCTCTTCCACTCCTGAAGGACAGTGAGACCAGGCATAGAGGATACTACAGAACCGTTTTCCTGTACTTCTGCAAATTTTGGAAAGAGGCAGTtacaggagagagagaaaggaagatgtCTGTGGCTCTGAATTTAACAAGGAAATTCTGGAGGGATTGCATCAAGAGTAACACAACAGATGTCATCTGTGCAATCCCATTCCAGTTACTGCAGAGGCTAGAGGCTATCTGCTTGGAAGGAGGATGTATTAAATCAGTAACAGTGGGTGAGACCAGCTAGGACAGCAACACAGTGAATGGGGTGGTTTCTCTTGAGGGGTTGCGTGTGGGGTATGTGCTTGTGGGTGGTTATAAATTGTTTTGCAGGGCATTTCATATCATAAAGCATGTGTTGAGCTTTTGACTCTCGATATAACAAGGCCAACCCTCTCAAACAAGTTAGACACCTGTGGCACAGAAGTGGTAAGTCAGCTCAGAGGAATGGGGTAGGAATCACAAGAAAGGAAAGATGTGGTGAAGGAAAAAGCCAGCAACTCTCTAACAGTCATTTCCCTCCAACTGGGTTACAGCAAGGAACCTAAAAAGCCAAGAtttggaaaagagaggaaatcaAAAGCAGGGAAACACAGACAGGGCTGAAGAAGTTAACAAAATATGTTCCAAAAGgcaatgaaatgtgaaatgtcaCTCTTTTACTTTCCTGGCAAAAAGTCTATGCTAGGGAACACCTGCGTGGAATGGGCAGAGGTAACTTTCTGCAGTAGTGTGCAGGCTGCTTTGTCTGGCTGCCAGGCACCTCTTCCCCCAGCACTAGCCTGGCTTCCTCAGAAGTCAGTGCCACAGCCAGATGGACTTCTACGGGATCAAAGCAACCGAGTTTCCCCTGAAACATGCCAAATACTGTGTCTAGTACATGCCACACCCTCCAAGTTTGTCCTGAAAGCTACAACAAACGATGTATGAGACTTGCATGAACCTGCAATGATGGGGAATCACTCACTATGTGTCCCAAAGGAATGGTCCCACTATGGATACCCCATACTTACCTTCCAGTGTCTCACAGTGTTTCAAAAATGCAATTTGATGGCAAACTCAGTTGCTTCCTTCAGTTCAGATCTGTCTTGTCACAGACACAGTAGCATCATCCCATTTGTTCCTTGGTGAAATCATGAAATGCAGATATTTCTGCTTtaagattttctgaaaaactgacattttaCCAGTCATAAATTATAAAGACAATTATGCCTTTAAACTACACCCAGCAAAACTGGATGTACTCTGTAATTACTTCTTGTAATCCCAAACACGCAGATCAAGATTATCTATTGAAATGCCAGGCATAAGTTATTCATTAACtaaaaccattctgtaattttattgATATATTTTGTGGAGTTCACATATTTTTGTACAGCAAACATAACACTGTAGGCCACAAGAAGCTGCAGCACTATTGTTTAATAGCAGCAAGGTATATTTTATAATCAGGGTATGTGGACAATAAATAGTCTGTTTCTTTGGATGTGAATGTTTAAAATGAagttctgctgcagcttcatAACGTGATTGCTATTTTACAGAGCttatacacaaaaatatatatgcaatCTTTTTGTctatattttatacaaatacaACAGTAGTTTgtgaatacattttaaagtacATATACATGAAAAGCAACTCAATTTCCCATATCACAGGATAGcaaattttaaatgcaagaaaCATATACAAATTCAGTCTGGAATGCAgggttttctgtgttctttttttttctctattttttttttttttgactcaaaacttttatcattaaaaacattttagcaTACAAGTCCAAAAAATTTTTCTACTAGCTAAAAATCAGCAATCCGAGTCAGGTTTGGGTGTGACATCATTCACCAATATACTCTTCCTAGTTTTTGTCTAAGGCTTTTAGTAACATATAGTATGTTCTTCACTCCACACCATATAAAAAGCCCACATTTAACATTAACTAGCAGTCACCTATTTTTGTGAACAAGAGCTGGGCTTGTCAGCGTTTAAATTTGCATGtccaaaattttacttttgcaaGTGCATATGAATACATTGTGGTGTTGCACAAAGTTCATTAATGACAAATTCAGTCacagtataaaaatatatcataCAACTATAGGTCTAGTATAGTCCTTTTTTTTCTATGGgtaaaaatacatctgaatGAGACAGGGAGGTTTGTAGCACCATGAGAGGAGTTGTATCCCAAGTTACATTAGCAGCATGATCCAATATAACAATATTGCAGGAGTGTTTCTGAGGAGATAAACATTCACTCTGGTTCAACTGTACCACTGAAGCTTATACTGAAAAGTGTTTACATATGATTAGCAATAGTTCTGTGTCACTTCCAGGGCTAGATAACTGTTATCAAAAGACACTGCCTTCCAACAAAAGTAAGACACCCTTATTGCATAAAAGCTTTGGGACTACCCAAACACATTTTGAACTACTGTGGCATTACTTGTAAGTTGAGCATGATGCTAAGTAAGCTGTGGTTTAAACTGTACACTGGGGGGAAGCAGGACGGGCAGCTAAGCCTATAATGGTTTACTACATACCAGATAAGTACATATATTTCAGAGGCTTATCTATAGACTGAGAAGAATACAGGAGATGCTGCTAAACCAGTGTATGAGACAGACATAACAAAGGATGCAGGATCCCCTCAACATTTATGGATGCAGGATCAGGCCCAAAGTTAACTTCAGACAGCAGCATAGCGATGATAGgatgtggtaaaaaaaaatctgtatcaaATACTgcatgttaaatatttttgacaaaGTTTACCATCGAGAACTCCAGAAGACACAGTTTGCAAACGGTGAGGACAAACTCCTAATTGTTTCTGACTGGTATTCAAAATGGCAGTAGAAGACAGTGTAGTTTGAAACATGTAAACCTAGTAAAAACCATTGTAAAACCCTTAAGAAAGACACACTGGTTCTGTGCAATATAGCAAATTGATaagaaaacactgtaaaaatgTACCTGTTTAAAATTACAATGTCTACCATTTTGTACACAAAGCATTATACCAAAGGCCTACATATATGTAATCTAATGGCACTTGAAACAAATTATAATAAAAGGTTTTATAATAAAAAGCATAACCTGtaagaaattttcttaaaaggtttaggttttctttttttgaaagtgCTATATCTTGTAATATGTGTAACATAGAGGTTGAccaagctttattttaaaaaatattggcCTATAATACAAGTTTAGCTCACTAGGCAAATGATCCTGAAAATATGTACTCTTAACATTCATTATTAGCTTAATAAAGCAATCAGCTCTGGCTCATGTTTCAGTCAGTATATGGTTTTTAAAAACCGCTACTGCCAAATTAACAATAAATCACTCTATTCCACAATTTACTACTAAATAAAGCACAAGCAACAAgtacacaaaaatatatatatttaaaaaaaaaaaaaaaacaacaacaaaacaaccttACTAGAAGTTTAGAAGTTGCACAAAGAGTGGTGCATGATCAGCCAGCCCTCCCCCCTCCCACCAAGAATCCAAGGGAAATCAAGAAAATGGGGTTTAAAAACTGATGGTTTAGTAGTGGCCAATATTGGCTCTCCCTAAGCGGTGCTCAAGAGCACTCTGGTGGTATTGGTATTGCTTAAAGGGTCAGTCTGCTTCCACGTTACCCTACATCCCAGTTCAGCTGCAAACACTCTGAGTGCAGCCACCCACTGAAACCCTGACTGAATGAGGTTCAATATCTTGTCTGAGGTCTCTATTTCTCAAGTGAAATGTACATCTAACTCCAAGTGAAATGTCAATCCCTTTTCAGGAAGCTAAGGCACGAACAAAGTAGTAAGGGTTCTGGCTACGCACTAAGAAATGGGTGTTGGCAAAGtgtctgtgggttttgttttttatgaagTCCTTTGGCAGCTGGGGCCGATAACAAAGTGGCTCCAGACTGGGTATTTGTGTgccagaggctgcccagggagggcagcGCTGCCCGGCCACActgctgggccagctgcagGATGCCAAGCACTCAcagctttcctctgctgcagggagagtCGCAGATGCTCAGCTCCACGGGGGACATAACCCACCGGAGGAATCAAGTCCATTTATCTTCACCTCAGATTAAAAGGATTGAGAATAAACCCAAGTTTTTCTTAGGTGCGTTACGGTCATATAAACTAGAGTTACATTCGGTTGCATTCAGCTTGTGCTCTGttcatctgtgtttttctttcctttagaaaggtgaatggaaaaaaagcaatattgaACAAATCATTCAACTAAAGATGTAAGTAAGCGAGCAATCTGTTTCACAGAAACCAGAGGAAGCAGTCGTGAAGCAGAGCTAAATGCCCACTTTGAGATAACATGCTCCTAAACCCAAAATCTAGGAGTAGTTTGCAGAATTTCAAAAGGTATTTTCCTTATTAATACATCCTTATTTTAATGCCTTTggaacacaaacacatttataaaaatgttattttttcagtaataaaatttaaatacacataTGTATAAAATAGTAAAACTACACCTGCATATTGCTcctagcattaaaaaaaaccagtagGAGCTACTGATAAAACATCCGGAGCATGAGCTCCTTAAATGGGAGCaacttttgtttctgtgaagtATATTTAGTTTAACCACTTAAAACCTTATATGAATCCTCATTATTGTTTAAGAGATACTAATGTACTCCATatccattttttaattccttgtacaaaaatgacaaggaaaataatgttattGTTGAATTACAGCAAATCTAGTTTGCTTTTATGCATCACagggttggttgtttttttagggttttttttttcctcttttggttATTAGGGATTGGGGAATAGAATATATTGCATTAGGTAAAAGTGGTGTAAGCAATATGCTTTTACTTCACTCCTAAGAGTCCTGTCTTTAAATCTTGGCAATGGGCAAAAAGTCCCTAACCAAGTACCCAGGTGTAGAAAGTGTGATTAACATCTAACTTGTTGCTTAGGAGGACATAACACACCATGTAACACAATTGAAAAGATCACtccaataaaaacaaaacaaaacaaaaaacaaactggtAGTTGCAAATTTACATTCACTTTCTGACTGCACACTAGTTTTGAACTGAAAATAGGTACACACTTTCTGGCTGGACTTGATCCACCCTTTGGCGGTGGCAGCGGGGAGAAGACTGATGCCTACAAACGTGAAAACACTACTGGAAGGTTCCTATGCAGTACTCTTTCTATGCtactaaagagaaaaaaaacagcaagttaagaattaaaacaaaaactgcgacaaaatattctgcattaCTACATTACAACACTTTTATATTTCAAGATCAGCCATTAATTTTGCCTGTTTCCCTATACCAGAGTCACGAAAGCAGAACAACACAGTTTCAAATTCAACTTGAAACATGTCATTTAGGCAAGCAGAGATTCTCTGTTGAAATTCTGTTCAGCCCTAATTTTAGAGAAttatacaatttattttttttcttctgttatccATAACAGGCCACCAAAATTTAAGccagaaaatggcaaaattctTAAACAACTTTTATAATGACTTCAATACAAGTCAAAATGctatatatatgtacatgtgtatatatggacttctatatatacacacacaagttttcagaaaaatctgaattctatatttatttttaaaatttagatttgTCATTGTAGAACAGGTCAAATGTGTCACCATTTGGGAAGAGGACTCATTTGGAAACAGactggagaatttttttcccaaatctcAGGAATCCTTgtgatacatattttaaatggatTATTTGCAAatagtaaaatatattaaaaggtAAAAGTGGCAGTTCTGCCACTGACATCAATAAAACAGAATAGCTGGTATGGttgaaaaagttttaaaaacgGGATGAGTGTTGTGAGATTGCTTGGGATGACTTTCTactgaacattttaaatgtgtaaattggcagtgaaaatgaaaacaatacaATGagactgtttaaaaaaaaaaccaacaaaccaaagTAAACACAGCTGAGAATAAACACTttcaaaacacttaaaaaaagttaatttaaatttcttactGGCTTCATGAGATTGGTACTGTACAAAAGCAGAGAATTTATAATGTCTTATAGTAGGCACTAAGTTAAAAATGGTCACCTAAGGCATTTCTACAAATAGACAGTTAACAAGCCAGCTTTGTACATCCTATTGGAAAGCTTGATGAAATCGTGGTAGGGTGGTGGTTGTGCTTAGACTGCTTGTGAAAGCTGCTGACAATGAGTGCAGAGACCCAAGACCTATACTATTGCTAGGATCTTGTGGATCCTGGGTTTGTGGTGGAAGTTGAGTCATAGAAGAATGTGCCTCCTCTTGCGTATAACTCATCCCGAGGTTCCCCACTGAAACAGAAGGATTATAAGGAGGGCCATTTACAGGTATGAAGTTGAACAGCTGAGAAAAGTCCAATGATGGGGCGTTTAGAGGTTCGCTAATAGGAACGGAGCCCTTGGAAAGGGAAACTTCCCCAGACCCATCATCTAGTGGACCTACTTGCGGATCCAGCCCTAGTTTTGATGAAGATGCTTGAGAATCCTGGGATGAAGAAGGCATACCACTTTGCAACTCCATTAAGTAACTTTCAATTTCCCCTTTCAATGGCTGTTCTTTTTCAGGCATAGAAATTGCGTATGAGGTAGTACCGAGCGGATATTTCAGCGATAGCTGGTGAGAAGGGTGGACAGACTCCATATCTATTGGACAAGGCATTCCCAATGGTAACGATGTGGCAACCATTTGGTGTGCAGATGCAGAACTCTGCATGGACTGAATCTGAGTGTTGTAGAGATTTAATTGCAAAGTGTTTGTAAATGGCTTTGATGTCAGTTCACTGGAAGGTAAAGACATCACTGGAAGCAGCTCATCCTTAATAGGCACAGAAACATTGCAGGTAAAGGGATCTAGAAGGTCCATTGGCTCTGTTTTGACCTTCAAAAGTTCTTGGTTGTGACTTTTCTTCATGTGGCGCGTGAGGTGATCCTTCCGCCCAAATCTCTGTGCACAGTACTGACAGAGGAAGTCCTTTCTTCCAGTGTGCACTACCATGTGTCTGCGGACATCCTTTCGGGTGTAGAACCGACGATCACAGTGTTCACACTGgtgctttttctccttcactcCACCCGATGACTTGCCTGCATGAGTTTTTaggtgctccagcagcactccTGTGCTTTCAAAAGTCTGCAAACATACCTTACAGGTGAGGTCACCACTTGTTGCAGCATGCAAAGCCAGGTGACGTTTGAACCCAAGCTTGGTATTGTAGTTCTTTCCACATTCTTCACACTTAAAGGCCTCTTTGTTGGGATTGTGTGTATGTAGGTGATTCTTTAGGTGATCTTTTCGGTGAAACATTTTCTCACAATAATTACACTTGTGGGTTTTCTCAGGAGAATGAGTAGCCATATGCCTTTAAACACAGATATATTCTGTAAGTAATTATTTTGATCAAAAAACACACGTGCTCATTTTTTAATGGCAGCTAAATACTACACTAAGGGCTGCTTTGCAACAGAACCTTTTAACTGAAAGCTTGACACTACAAAGACAGTTTGACAAATTTAAATATAGCAAAACGCGAGCCATTTCTCTTAAATTGACACTTTAGTTTTGGTGGGTTTTAGCTACTGTAACAGGGGTATATGGGCAAGTATGAAAGTACTCATGTAAAAGTCCATAGCCAAAGAACTTTCAGTCCATACTCTTTTTCTTGTGACAATTCCTTATACAAATGAAAATTCTACgctcattaaaaacaaaacaaaacaaaacaaaaacaaacaaacagaaaacaaaagcagaaaacaaattaagaaacaaaatcaaagacATTAGCTTGCAAACTTAGGTAATTTAGAATTCTAGAAACAATCCAATGGCTACTTTAATTAACACATCCTCTCTGCAATCAGCTGAAGGCGTACAGAAATATATACTTTTACACGGCTTAACACGGCCAACATAAAATAGATAATATAATCTGAAAGATAAATAGAGTTTAATACCTTAGTAATTTGTACTTAGAAACAAAGGCCTTGGTGCAGTCTTGTTGTGTGCACTTGTAGGGCCTCTCTCCTGTGTGAGAGTATGAGTGAACCTTTAATTTCTCAACACTGTTAAAGGCCTTGTCACACAGTTGGCAAGGAAagttttttcttggtttggtttcACCACGCTTACGTTTCCCTGAAGGGACTTTCTGGGTATCTCTTACTTCTGACAAATCACCAGGAATGACAGTGGCCATCGCAGCCTAAACCAGGCCTTCTTGTTGGACACTTGGGAATTGCCCAACTCCACTAAATGATTTAGCTTTAGATGGCTTCTCAAGTTTCATGTGGTcgtaaaagaaagcaaaaggggactggaaaaaaaaaataagaaacaacTAGTTTGTAACTAAACTTAGATTTTGAAGTTTACTTGCTATGTGATGCTTCtgaataaaacttaaaaataaagttaggTTCAGCTGGTCTAACGTAATACCTACAGGTTTCTTTATACTATTTGCTGCAACTCTTAAAATGCATTGCTCAGGATGAACAGATCCACATATGCCCTGAAATCACACCTCAAAACCTTCCCCTCAAGCACTGATGGAGAACAGCAAAGTTTCTGTCAGATTAAGGGAGGCATGAGGCAAAGAGCCTACCTACCCAGGCACCTTTTGGCAGTTTCCGATTTCAAAGCAATTACAGCCGCGCCTGTGGTGTTTGCACAGAcatcctcacacacacacacacacacacacacacacacacacacacacagctatCGAAGTCTGTAAGCCtcaaaacatttgaaaaccTGCACAAAACGCAGCAGTACCCATGCTGGCACTAGGGAGGGCAAAGCTCATGTTCCCTTTCAGATGTACCTCCTTCCCCGTGATTACTGCACATCTACACATCTACTCTAGCAAAATGCATGCACTGACAATGATGCCTAACACCAGGTGAAATTCTCCTGTAAACTCACCCTCTGCTAACAGACTTGATCTATGAGCGACAGAAGTCCCACAGATTAGGGTTGGATTAGACAGATCAGGGTTTTATCAGCCCAGTTCTGGAGACCCCCAGCCTCCTCATGCTACCCTGGAAGACATGAAGGCTGTAAGCATTCAGACTCAGGCTAGCTCAGGATGGAGGCTCCAagtcctgccctgcagcatAGCAAAAT
The sequence above is drawn from the Parus major isolate Abel chromosome 2, Parus_major1.1, whole genome shotgun sequence genome and encodes:
- the PLAG1 gene encoding zinc finger protein PLAG1 isoform X1 yields the protein MATVIPGDLSEVRDTQKVPSGKRKRGETKPRKNFPCQLCDKAFNSVEKLKVHSYSHTGERPYKCTQQDCTKAFVSKYKLLRHMATHSPEKTHKCNYCEKMFHRKDHLKNHLHTHNPNKEAFKCEECGKNYNTKLGFKRHLALHAATSGDLTCKVCLQTFESTGVLLEHLKTHAGKSSGGVKEKKHQCEHCDRRFYTRKDVRRHMVVHTGRKDFLCQYCAQRFGRKDHLTRHMKKSHNQELLKVKTEPMDLLDPFTCNVSVPIKDELLPVMSLPSSELTSKPFTNTLQLNLYNTQIQSMQSSASAHQMVATSLPLGMPCPIDMESVHPSHQLSLKYPLGTTSYAISMPEKEQPLKGEIESYLMELQSGMPSSSQDSQASSSKLGLDPQVGPLDDGSGEVSLSKGSVPISEPLNAPSLDFSQLFNFIPVNGPPYNPSVSVGNLGMSYTQEEAHSSMTQLPPQTQDPQDPSNSIGLGSLHSLSAAFTSSLSTTTTLPRFHQAFQ
- the PLAG1 gene encoding zinc finger protein PLAG1 isoform X2, encoding MATHSPEKTHKCNYCEKMFHRKDHLKNHLHTHNPNKEAFKCEECGKNYNTKLGFKRHLALHAATSGDLTCKVCLQTFESTGVLLEHLKTHAGKSSGGVKEKKHQCEHCDRRFYTRKDVRRHMVVHTGRKDFLCQYCAQRFGRKDHLTRHMKKSHNQELLKVKTEPMDLLDPFTCNVSVPIKDELLPVMSLPSSELTSKPFTNTLQLNLYNTQIQSMQSSASAHQMVATSLPLGMPCPIDMESVHPSHQLSLKYPLGTTSYAISMPEKEQPLKGEIESYLMELQSGMPSSSQDSQASSSKLGLDPQVGPLDDGSGEVSLSKGSVPISEPLNAPSLDFSQLFNFIPVNGPPYNPSVSVGNLGMSYTQEEAHSSMTQLPPQTQDPQDPSNSIGLGSLHSLSAAFTSSLSTTTTLPRFHQAFQ